A part of Oncorhynchus kisutch isolate 150728-3 linkage group LG2, Okis_V2, whole genome shotgun sequence genomic DNA contains:
- the LOC109869488 gene encoding F-box-like/WD repeat-containing protein TBL1X, protein MSITSDEVNFLVYRYLQESGFSHSAFTFGIESHISQSNINGTLVPPAALISILQKGLQYVEAEISINEDGTVFDGRPIESLSLIDAVMPDVVQTRQQAFRDKLAQQQAACAMAITAASNQPNAPKNGEAIVNGEENGTHTMYNHIEPMEMDVDVEIPASKATVLRGHESEVFICAWNPVSDLLASGSGDSTARIWNLNSSSTQLVLKHCIREGGQDVPSNKDVTSLDWNSDGTLLATGSYDGFARIWTKDGNLASTLGQHKGPIFALKWNKKGNSILSAGVDKTTIIWDAHTGEAKQQFPFHSAPALDVDWQNNTTFASCSTDMCIHVCRMGSDRPLKTFQGHTNEVNAIKWDPSGMLLASCSDDMTLKIWSMKQDSWVHDLQAHSKEIYTIKWSPTGPGTSNPNFNIMLASASFDSTVRLWDVERGVCIHTLTKHQEPVYSVAFSPDGKHLASGSFDKCVHIWNTMSGALVHSYRGTGGIFEVCWNSTGDKVGASASDGSVCVLELRK, encoded by the exons ATGAGTATAACCAGTGATGAAGTGAACTTCTTGGTATACAGATATCTTCAGGAGTCAG GTTTCTCCCACTCAGCGTTCACCTTTGGCATTGAGAGCCACATCAGCCAGTCCAACATCAATGGAACACTAGTGCCCCCTGCTGCCCTCATCTCCATCCTGCAGAAAGGCCTCCAGTATGTGGAGGCAGAGATCAGCATCAACGAG GATGGCACGGTGTTTGATGGGCGGCCCATTGAGTCTCTGTCACTCATCGACGCGGTGATGCCAGATGTGGTGCAGACGAGGCAGCAGGCCTTCCGCGACAAGCTAGCCCAGCAACAGGCGGCCTGCGCCATGGCAATCACCGCCGCAAGCAACCAACCCAACGCACCAAAGAACGGAGAGGCCATCGTAAACGGAGAGGAGAACGGCACACACACCATGT ATAACCACATTGAGCCCATGGAGATGGATGTGGACGTGGAGATCCCAGCCAGCAAGGCCACGGTCCTCCGAGGCCACGAGTCAGAGGTGTTCATCTGTGCCTGGAACCCTGTCAGCGACCTGCTGGCCTCAGG gtcgGGAGACTCGACAGCCCGGATCTGGAACCTGAACAGTAGTTCCACCCAGCTGGTGCTCAAACACTGCATCAGGGAGGGAGGCCAGGACGTCCCCAGCAACAAAGATGTCACCTCACTAGACTGGAAT AGCGACGGGACACTCTTAGCAACAGGATCTTATGATGGATTTGCAAGGATATGGACAAAAGATG GTAATCTGGCTAGCACCTTGGGGCAACATAAAGGTCCCATATTTGCACTGAAGTGGAACAAGAAAGGAAACTCTATCCTCAGTGCTGGTGTAGataag ACAACaatcatttgggacgcacacacaGGAGAGGCCAAGCAGCAGTTCCCCTTCCACTCAG CTCCAGCCCTGGACGTGGACTGGCAGAACAACACAACGTTTGCCTCCTGCAGCACAGACATGTGCATCCACGTGTGTCGAATGGGCAGCGACCGGCCGCTCAAAACCTTCCAAGGCCACACG AATGAAGTCAATGCTATCAAGTGGGACCCGTCAGGGATGTTACTAGCCTCCTGCTCTGATGACATGACTTTAAAG ATCTGGAGTATGAAGCAGGACTCGTGGGTCCATGACCTCCAGGCCCACAGTAAAGAGATCTACACTATCAAGTGGAGCCCTACCGGCCCCGGCACTAGCAACCCCAACTTCAACATCATGCTGGCTAG TGCCTCGTTTGACTCGACGGTGCGTCTGTGGGACGTGGAGCGAGGTGTGTGTATCCACACCCTCACCAAACACCAGGAGCCTGTTTACAGTGTGGCCTTCAGCCCCGACGGGAAGCACCTGGCCAGTGGCTCCTTCGACAAGTGTGTCCACATCTGGAACACCATG